In Phreatobacter stygius, a genomic segment contains:
- the atpA gene encoding F0F1 ATP synthase subunit alpha has translation MDIRAAEISAILKDQIKNFGQEAEVSEVGQVLSVGDGIARVYGLDNVQAGEMVEFDNGIRGMALNLEVDNVGIVLFGNDRDIKEGDTVKRTGAIVDVPVGKGLLGRVVDALGNPIDGKGPIVADKRSRVDVKAPGIIPRKSVHEPMATGLKSIDALIPIGRGQRELIIGDRQTGKTAIALDTILNQKSLNQGTDESAKLYCVYVAVGQKRSTVAQFVKALEENGALEYSIVIAATASDPAPMQFLAPFSGCAMGEFFRDNGMHAVIIYDDLSKQAVSYRQMSLLLRRPPGREAYPGDVFYLHSRLLERAAKMGDDAGKGSLTALPIIETQANDVSAYIPTNVISITDGQIFLETDLFFQGIRPAVNVGLSVSRVGSSAQTKAMKKVAGKIKGELAQYREMAAFAQFGSDLDATTQRLLNRGSRLTELLKQGQYSPLKMEEQVCVIWAGTNGYLDKLALNRVKAFEDGLLAKLHADGAILEAIRTSKDLSDDTAAKLKSVVEGFAASFV, from the coding sequence ATGGACATCCGCGCCGCTGAAATTTCTGCGATCCTCAAGGACCAGATCAAGAACTTCGGCCAGGAGGCGGAAGTCTCTGAAGTCGGCCAGGTGCTGTCCGTCGGTGACGGTATCGCCCGCGTCTACGGCCTCGACAACGTCCAGGCCGGCGAAATGGTCGAGTTCGACAACGGCATTCGCGGCATGGCGCTGAACCTCGAGGTCGACAATGTCGGCATCGTGCTGTTCGGCAACGACCGCGACATCAAGGAAGGCGACACGGTCAAGCGGACCGGCGCCATCGTCGACGTGCCCGTCGGCAAGGGTCTGCTCGGCCGCGTCGTCGACGCGCTCGGCAACCCGATCGACGGCAAGGGCCCGATCGTCGCCGACAAGCGCTCGCGCGTCGACGTCAAGGCGCCCGGCATCATTCCGCGCAAGTCGGTGCACGAGCCGATGGCCACCGGCCTGAAGTCGATCGATGCGCTGATCCCGATCGGCCGCGGCCAGCGCGAGCTGATCATCGGCGATCGCCAGACCGGCAAGACCGCCATCGCGCTCGACACCATCCTCAACCAGAAGTCGCTGAACCAGGGCACCGACGAGAGCGCCAAGCTCTATTGCGTCTATGTCGCCGTCGGCCAGAAGCGCTCCACGGTTGCCCAGTTCGTCAAGGCTCTCGAAGAGAACGGCGCGCTGGAATATTCGATCGTCATCGCCGCCACCGCCTCCGATCCGGCGCCGATGCAGTTCCTGGCGCCGTTCTCCGGCTGCGCCATGGGCGAGTTTTTCCGCGACAACGGCATGCACGCCGTCATCATCTATGACGATCTGTCGAAACAGGCCGTGTCCTACCGCCAGATGTCGCTGCTGCTGCGCCGCCCGCCGGGCCGCGAAGCCTATCCGGGCGACGTGTTCTATCTCCACTCCCGCCTGCTCGAGCGCGCCGCCAAGATGGGCGACGATGCCGGCAAGGGCTCGCTGACCGCGCTGCCGATCATCGAGACCCAGGCCAATGACGTGTCGGCCTATATCCCGACCAACGTGATCTCGATCACCGACGGCCAGATCTTCCTCGAGACCGACCTGTTCTTCCAGGGCATCCGCCCGGCGGTGAACGTCGGCCTGTCGGTGTCGCGCGTCGGCTCCTCGGCGCAGACCAAGGCGATGAAGAAGGTCGCCGGCAAGATCAAGGGCGAGCTCGCCCAGTACCGCGAAATGGCCGCCTTCGCCCAGTTCGGTTCGGATCTCGATGCGACCACCCAGCGCCTGCTGAACCGCGGGTCGCGCCTGACCGAACTCCTGAAGCAGGGCCAGTATTCGCCGCTGAAGATGGAAGAGCAGGTCTGCGTGATCTGGGCCGGCACCAACGGCTATCTCGACAAGCTGGCGCTCAACCGCGTCAAGGCTTTCGAGGACGGCCTGCTGGCCAAGCTGCACGCCGATGGCGCGATCCTCGAGGCGATCCGCACCTCCAAGGACCTCTCGGACGACACGGCCGCCAAGCTGAAGTCGGTGGTCGAGGGTTTCGCGGCGTCCTTCGTCTGA
- a CDS encoding F0F1 ATP synthase subunit delta: MAVEDKTVSGMAGRYASALFELATEAGQIDAVAADLGRFKALLDGSDDLKRLVKSPVFSAEDQVKAVTAILGQAKIGGLAGNLIKVVAANRRLFAVEGIIRGFSALVAQARGEVTAEVTVAEGLSAANAKTLTEALKDVLGKEPKIEVKVDPAILGGLIVKVGSRMIDTSLRTKLNTIKNAMKEVG, translated from the coding sequence GTGGCCGTCGAAGATAAGACCGTTTCGGGCATGGCAGGGCGTTACGCCTCCGCCCTTTTTGAACTGGCGACCGAGGCAGGTCAGATCGATGCGGTTGCCGCCGATCTCGGTCGCTTCAAGGCCCTCCTGGATGGCTCGGACGATCTGAAGCGGCTGGTCAAGAGCCCGGTCTTCTCAGCCGAGGACCAGGTCAAGGCCGTCACCGCCATTCTCGGCCAGGCCAAGATCGGCGGTCTCGCCGGCAATCTCATCAAGGTGGTCGCCGCCAACCGGCGCCTGTTCGCCGTCGAGGGCATTATTCGCGGATTCTCGGCGCTGGTCGCCCAGGCCCGCGGCGAGGTCACCGCCGAGGTGACGGTGGCCGAAGGCCTGTCGGCTGCCAACGCCAAGACGCTCACCGAAGCGCTCAAGGACGTGCTCGGCAAGGAACCCAAGATCGAAGTCAAGGTGGACCCGGCCATTCTCGGCGGGCTGATCGTCAAGGTCGGTTCGCGAATGATCGACACCTCGCTCCGCACCAAGCTCAACACCATTAAAAACGCCATGAAAGAGGTCGGCTGA
- a CDS encoding FAD-dependent oxidoreductase has protein sequence MNLKNFTWSVDADGIALLTWDMKDKSMNVIDESVGQDLNAAVDAVVADPAIKGCVITSAKDTFSGGADLTMLERSGKAYAANVKAKGEEAAMVAFFEESRSLSLILRKLETCGKPFVAAINGMCLGGAFEIALASHARIASDNPKLRVGLPEVKVGLFPGAGGTQRVPRMTNTQDALQMLLKGDQLKADRAKALGLIDEIVPAANLVEAAKARLKAGVDPKKPWDKDKFRLPSGPVYSAAGMMTWPPANAIYRRETYDNFPGARAIMQVVYEGLQVPMDIALRIESRHFAHVLRSPQAHAMIRSLFVSLGALGKGLRRPQGVPPAKLGTVGVLGAGFMGASIAYVTALAGMDVVLLDRDMDSAEKGKAHSHKLVTDQINKGRSTSAAREALLAKIKPTADYADLSRCDLIVEAVFEDPAVKADVIKKAEAAIRPDCIFASNTSTLPISGLAKNSVRPDQFIGIHFFSPVDKMMLVETIMAEKTGDRALATALDYVKAIRKTPIVVNDTRGFYVNRCVGNYIKEAHLLLMEGVPPVMIDNLAKQAGMPVGPLTLNDEVAIDLGLKILKATKIQVGEQAVDPQQEKLLTFLVEQEGRVGKKAKKGFYDYPDTGKKTIWPGLKEFVGQQIAPEDVDRQEVIDRLLVTTALEAARCVEEGVVTDPREADVGSILGFGFAPWSGGTLSYIDMTGTKAFVAKCDALAAKFGDRFTPNKLLREMAATGETFYGRMAQKKAAA, from the coding sequence ATGAACCTCAAGAACTTTACCTGGTCGGTCGACGCCGACGGCATCGCGCTCCTCACCTGGGACATGAAAGACAAGTCGATGAATGTCATCGACGAGTCGGTCGGCCAGGATCTCAACGCGGCGGTCGACGCCGTCGTCGCCGATCCGGCGATCAAGGGCTGCGTCATCACCTCGGCGAAGGACACTTTCTCCGGCGGCGCCGATCTGACCATGCTCGAGCGTTCGGGCAAGGCCTATGCGGCCAATGTGAAGGCCAAGGGCGAAGAGGCGGCCATGGTCGCCTTCTTCGAAGAGAGCCGGTCGCTGTCGCTGATCCTGCGCAAGCTCGAGACCTGCGGCAAACCTTTCGTCGCCGCGATCAACGGCATGTGCCTCGGCGGTGCCTTCGAGATCGCGCTGGCGAGCCATGCCCGCATCGCTTCCGACAATCCGAAGCTGCGCGTCGGCCTGCCCGAAGTGAAGGTTGGCCTGTTCCCGGGCGCCGGCGGCACCCAGCGCGTGCCGCGCATGACCAATACCCAGGATGCCCTGCAGATGCTCTTGAAGGGCGACCAGCTGAAGGCCGACCGGGCCAAGGCGCTCGGCCTGATCGACGAGATCGTTCCGGCGGCAAATCTGGTCGAGGCGGCCAAGGCCCGGCTGAAGGCCGGTGTCGACCCGAAGAAGCCGTGGGACAAGGACAAGTTCCGCCTGCCGTCGGGACCGGTCTATTCGGCCGCCGGCATGATGACCTGGCCGCCGGCCAACGCCATCTACCGGCGCGAGACCTATGACAATTTCCCCGGCGCCCGCGCCATCATGCAGGTGGTCTATGAAGGCCTGCAGGTGCCGATGGATATCGCGCTGCGCATCGAATCGCGGCACTTCGCCCATGTCCTGCGCTCGCCGCAGGCCCATGCGATGATCCGCTCGCTGTTCGTCTCGCTCGGCGCGCTCGGCAAGGGGCTGCGCCGGCCGCAAGGCGTGCCGCCGGCCAAGCTTGGCACCGTCGGCGTGCTCGGCGCCGGCTTCATGGGCGCCAGCATTGCCTATGTCACGGCGCTTGCCGGTATGGACGTCGTCCTGCTCGACCGCGACATGGACAGTGCGGAGAAGGGCAAGGCCCATTCCCACAAGCTGGTCACCGACCAGATCAACAAGGGCCGCTCGACCTCGGCGGCGCGCGAGGCGCTGCTCGCCAAGATCAAGCCGACCGCCGACTATGCCGATCTTAGCCGTTGCGACCTGATCGTCGAGGCGGTGTTCGAGGATCCGGCGGTCAAGGCCGACGTGATCAAGAAGGCCGAAGCGGCGATCCGTCCGGATTGCATCTTCGCCTCCAACACCTCGACCTTGCCGATATCCGGGCTTGCCAAGAACTCGGTCCGCCCGGACCAGTTCATCGGCATCCACTTCTTCTCGCCGGTCGACAAGATGATGCTGGTCGAGACGATCATGGCCGAGAAGACCGGTGACCGGGCGCTCGCCACGGCGCTGGACTACGTCAAGGCGATCCGGAAGACGCCGATCGTGGTCAACGACACCCGCGGCTTCTACGTCAATCGCTGCGTCGGCAATTACATCAAGGAAGCCCATCTTCTGCTGATGGAAGGCGTGCCGCCGGTCATGATCGACAATCTCGCCAAGCAGGCGGGCATGCCGGTCGGGCCGCTGACGCTGAACGACGAGGTCGCCATCGATCTCGGCCTGAAGATCCTGAAAGCGACCAAGATCCAGGTCGGCGAGCAGGCGGTCGACCCGCAGCAGGAAAAGCTCCTGACCTTCCTGGTCGAACAGGAAGGCCGCGTCGGCAAGAAGGCCAAGAAGGGCTTCTACGACTATCCCGACACCGGCAAGAAGACGATTTGGCCGGGCCTGAAGGAGTTCGTCGGCCAGCAGATCGCGCCCGAGGACGTCGACCGCCAGGAGGTCATCGACCGCCTGCTGGTGACCACCGCCCTCGAAGCCGCGCGCTGCGTCGAAGAGGGTGTCGTCACCGATCCGCGCGAGGCCGATGTCGGCTCCATCCTCGGTTTCGGTTTCGCGCCGTGGTCGGGCGGCACGCTGTCTTATATCGACATGACCGGCACCAAGGCCTTCGTCGCCAAATGTGACGCGCTGGCCGCCAAGTTCGGCGACCGCTTCACGCCCAACAAGCTGTTGCGCGAGATGGCGGCGACCGGCGAGACCTTCTACGGCCGCATGGCGCAGAAGAAGGCGGCGGCCTGA